The genomic interval ccaaaacggtatgatatttgcaaaagttaaagttataactcgccgggctgccgaaatcagaagaaaaacttaatatatatttatatatctgaaaactacgttacgtaagctttctaatgatatataatttgtcaaaatcggcctagaaatgaaactataatttaacaaaatacgtgagtgggtacatcaaatgtataacctcggcgcttcgataaaagatcgatagttacgacacggtcacgtgacttagacacaacaagatatttggcttAACGGTCCCGTTTCgaatccgtgtaatctagagtccgtgataaatggaatattttgctaaaatatgATTTGAATTTCTCAATTAAATGGAATATTCTTGGCCAGCAAGAGAAACAAATATTGGGTGATACAAATACGAACTTCGTTTCAAATAGTTTTTGACTAAAATTTTAACGTTTTGTTCAAAATAGTTCTGGCGTAAgataataattatcaattatgGTAACATATCAGTTTGATGCTGAATATTGTATATGTACgtgtatgcatattttaaataacGTCCCTTGTAAATTCGTTGGGTCGAACAATTACTTGGTCCTGGCCTAAAACACTTAATACCTTTGTAAAATAAAGCATGCACTATTAAATATCTCACTGTGACTTAAAACTGTTCATGTTATGTTAATTATTTCTTCGCACACTCATATTATTTTTGTTGCgaaaacacaaaatgttataAGTCGGTcaggatttaaatatttttggtgTAGATGACACTTAATGCTTCTAAAGCATATAGAATATATCTGAAAGCATATATTTTGCAGAGGAAAAAAGCTTTAAGTATTTTGATTtctaaaatttaagaaattgccAGTTATAAGTGTAGTGAGCAGACTTTTTGCACAATACTTTTAGTATTAATATCTGCATGAGATTTTCTTATCAAAATGGATTGCTTTTAACTAAATTCCTTTTATATTTCAGAATATAAAGCTGTCATTTAGTTTCATCGACAAGAACCAAAGTTATATTACACCACAGAAAACACATAATTACAAGGAATTTGATGACGTTACAATGTAATATTTTTCTGGTTACAGCCAAACAAACAAACCCTGTTGAGTATCTTTTAATAAGGATACCTATTTATTACATCATTAAGTTCTTTTCACTTGTTGTTTTAAGTATAAATATTGCTTTATAAAAGTAAATATGCCATATAACTTGAAAAAATAAACTAAATTTCCAAAGTGTCAATAGGTACTATTTAATATTGCTGAACAATACTTATGTTGcgttaatattttatcatgtaaatatttcttaaagcaattaaaaaaataattagatTCCTTGAATTGTCTATATCAAAGTCAGTGGTTACAGTTGttaaaatgatgtttaatgatTATTTTGCCTATTAACGATATCAAAGCAGGTatagttttgtaatatatcagatgAGGTTTTGAATAATATTAATGGAGAGGCTTGTcgttacgttattttattcgtaccGAGccagatatattacaaaacaatcagGCAGTAATCTGTTCTTATGTTTATCATACTTCTTAATccccattttaaaagaaataagtaACAAAATCGCTTCGACGCTACACTTTTGGCGGGAATGAATATACTCTTTTTCGTTTGACAATGTTAatcatgacgtcatgagcacgggCGTTTTATagtggtaaaatatgttttttgctgtttaatttgttttgttttttgttttaaatatattggaCCTTGGTATCACATTATGTGTTTAGTTGAATGTTTGAGTCTGATGTACTAAAAGTCTAAAACTGATGAATACATAGTTTATTTCGATTTATATGATTTACCACCTTACAACTTCCGgttgaactgatataaaatatatatcaggcaGCGTGTTCTCAGGATTATATCAATGAAGCGGTATGATAAATGTCACATCTTTCAGACATGGTACGCTTTGTGCCGGTGTTATAGCGGCAGAGAAAGGCAATGGTGTTTGTTCAGCAGGAGTCGCATTCAATGCAACATTAGTCGGCAAGTGTTCGAGTTTTTAGATATATATGGAAGCATAAGAACAAACAGTCAAATGTTCATGTCATTACAAATTGCCAAATGGACATATTATGGGACTAGAGCTCAAAATTAAAGGTCATAACTTTTGAATTATGACAAAGCGTTATACACAAATACCTTTCTTTTGAGACCTGGCTTAAGATTGCATCTGGGGTGGGTGAGTTTAAGGTCAAGACCACTATTAGTTAATGCTTAAtataatttttacatatttactgAAGAAGaagtattaatataattaatatgtgaTACATTTGTATTCATAATTACATTAAATGAAGGTTAGATGAAGTCCAGAAACCGTCATTGACTTGATAAAACTTCTGTGTTCAACAATCATTTGATTGAGAGTTTAGAGTTCTATGTTTCTTGTTCATAAGCGATTATCCTACAACACAACTTCTCTGTTGGAATTTGTCACTGTTTTCAGCTTTAAAAGTTTTTGGCATAGAAGAAAAGTATTTAGAACGAGGGCTCTGGGAAGGGAAGCAGTTTAACTATGACAAGGTCCACCTTGCATTGCAGCATAAAAGGAATGAAATTGACATCTACTCATCTAGCTTTAATGTCGAGGAACCATTTATTAGAAATGAACTTCTAAGTAGAACTGTACTTCAGCAAGGAGTGGAGCAGGTTTGTTTTATGAAGATCACATGTTATTGTTAAAATGCCATGACACTTATTTTAACCGACTTATTATCATACCACCTATTACGAATCAGATGATGCTATAACGGAATCAGAATGAACACTTGCTTGTCTTTCAGTACTCACAAACTTGTTCGGCTAATTACTTCTGAACGATTCaatatacaacaataaaacaggCATGCGTTATTCCTTATGTGTTGTTGTTCCTTTGCAATTATATCAGGATTTTGCTGAGTCTGTGGTCGTTTtttaaggtatttatttgtatcaGAATGTTTAACAGCTTGATATACTTGATTACATAAGGCGTTGGTGGTTTGTCATCAGAATATGAATATACAACTTATACGTACACATTTCAtcataatgatttatttttctgTATGATGAAGATGTTATATAATGATATGCTAGTTGTCTGCCTTTGAATCACAGATTGTCTGATGTCTTCTGCCCCGTATGTTCCATTTTAATTTGGATTACAATTTCACAAGGGGATACATTGATACAATGTCTTTGTATAATCTATAAACATCTCAAAAGGTCACATTAACGTTGCAAATAAAGCACCGAACTAACTAGAGTGCTAATTATTCCCCGTATGTGATTCTGGAAAAAATCACCATGTCACTTCTGCAATTAAAGCGGATTAATTGCCAAATCTGCACCTACCGCGATATGATCATATGATCAGAGAAAACAATTTACAAGGCTGCaaacattttcttcttttttgaaaGGATAAACATGAGCATGTTTGTGGGTTTGGAGAAGTGAAGATAAAGATGTATTCTCACATTTCAGGGTAGACACGGTAAGGGAAGCATTTATGTCTTCTCAGCGGGAAATTCGGGCGATGAAGCCTGGATACATGATCGAAATCTGGAAACATTTGCCAACAGCATTTATACTCTGGTTTTCAACAGTATGGGTATTAACGGAAGTCGTCCCATATACATAAGGAAAGGTGCCTGTATTCTGGCCGCAACAGTCGGCGATCATAAGCTGCTTACTGGAGAACCTTTGGTAAGTATTTCACAGAAGGCCGAAAGGACTTGTTGAATATTGacagaatttcaatttcaaataagTCACGATGTTTAGTAAAACATATCTCAATATTAAGAGTCAAGAtcacaaaatgtgtaaaatacAATTGTGGTGGCAACTACTCTTAAACTGGTTTCACAGTTGAACAGCCACAAAAAAAGACGTAAAGAACTGAATTCAACTTGTAGGCTTTCTGCAGTTTATTGAGTAAACAAACACTATTATGTTTATTTAGTGACCTATGGTTTTCTCGGTGTTTAAACAAGTGTTGTGAGGGCATCTTTGCCTTTAACATTTCTAATATgatataatttgtttttgctcACCTTAGATGGTTATATGGAGCTTTTTGTCTGTTGTTTGCCGTCCCTTGTGTGTTGCCTCTAATCAATATATTCATCGTGAACGCTCTTCTAGATGCTCATTTATTTCTCGATTCTTTATGAATCATGGTAAAACATGTGTGTTAACTTGTTAAAAATACTAGTATACCTTGATAAAAATATTTGTCCCAATTAAGGCTTGAcatagtttgaaaatgggtcaggTGTGGCAAAATAGTAGGTAATTAGGTAAAATTAAAGGCAACGCTTGTGAACAATCTTTGTGTCACATTTGTTGCCTAGCAATAGCTTCATCTCAACATTGTATTTTGGTTCATGATTATAaccttttttcaaataatatattgcCATATTGCAACAACAGGCGTCAGGGGTATCATTCGCCCCATTTGTGACAAACGTTAGTTATTATTGCAATTTCATAAACCTAACGTTGACTCAAGCAACAAAAGGGTACACTGTTTGTGTCATTCTCGTATGTGTTTGTAGAGGACCACAAGTAACAAAAATGGCTGTAAAGCGTTTTCAGGCTCGTCAGCGGCTGCTGCTAGAGCTGCAGGATCCATAGCACTCATGCTCGATGCTAAGTATGTATTCTTGTTAGTTGTTGTATAACCCACATACACAATGTAGTGAATTTTATGGCAGGAATTTTCTTCGTTTGGTCCTTAACCAAATTATTCTATTCAATATCTTAAATatttggttgcttttaaaacattaaaaatctacAGGTCAGAACACAGTTGGTGGATTTAAAATGAGTGTTCACATACTTGCTCATATGGTAACCGTAAACCTCAATTCTCAAACTTATTTTCATCTGTTCAAGTATACGGCTGTCAGAAGAGTTTACATTAATAAAAAGTATTCacatatttgcaaaataacatgtttcaaagaaaaatgtatgaattatattcaaacaagcaaaatatttTCCTAActgagaaatatattttttaaacatatgtttctTTACTTGTAGTCCATGATCAAAGTTTTAATACATTTCATCGACAATTTAGCCAAAACGTGTATTAACTATGTAGGATTTTTACTATATCCTATTAATGGCCGATGACCTGCTTGGTGTAGCGATTTAGCTTTTGTTCAATATCCATAGcatgcacaattttttttatctttttctttgttactataattattaaaaactattcaaatattacagaataatagtaaaatatttttatgatatataaaatatacgcacatttgtgaacaagtccttttaagttttattttaacagAAACGGTCACATGGTACAGATGTATCAAATTCTTCaaaattattttgttcctctGTTTCTGCAAGGTGTCTAAAGAATGCGTAATTTTATTATGGTTATTTATGAGGCTCATTTGATTTTGAGATAAACATGTTAAAGGGCAACGTAAGAGATATCTAGAGAACTATCTGAACTGTAATCATCTGTATTTTGTACGCTGGTttcttgggggggggggacaaggATGATTCCTATTGAGTTGTTGGTCCAAGGTCAATGTTGCAGTGCCTTTTAACATGAATATTATACCTGCACAAAACATACGGAATTCTTTCACCAATTTTTTGTCAtcaggtcaaagatcaaggtcagaACTGTTTTCTCAAGCGTCATGGTTGCTTTAACAAAATATCTAGACCATGCTTTGACGTTGTGTGCTGGTTATTCTTCAATAAGAAGCCTGTTTATTTTTAGGTCAATCAATCAAAGATCAATGTCAAGGACGCTTGTATAATAAAATCGATTTCCACACAAGACCAAGAGATCATAAGATTATATTAATTAGCATACGGTTAGTCTTGAGGGAAGGACAACACTTATCAATTTTGAGATATTGTGCTCAAAATTCAAATTCACCGGTCTATTCAATATCACAAAAAGTCATGGATAATATTGTGCTTTTCAGTTCAAATTTAACCTGGAGAGATGTTGCCTATATTATAGTGCACACTTCTTCACTTGATGCAGTCAAACATGAGCAGGAGCAAACCAATGGTGCTggattgaaatgtatgtaaaattaGAGTATTAAAATTTCCTTCAAAGCAAGTGTTTCTGATAGTCATTGTTTAAAAGGATATGACATCCACATTACATGCGAAGAcatcaatatacatttaaattcaactaaaaaaataaaatcttgtcaatgtttaaaatattaaacttggATTCGAAATTAATGGTGTATGCCATAAATGTGCATGTTTAATACACCTAAATAAACAAAAAGCTGTGTCAAATTGAAAAGAAGAAGTGCATCTTTTAGatgataaatataacataaaacaatatatgaTAAAACAGTTCTGTCAGTAATGCATGTCAAAAAGaagttttcacatattttgtaAGGAAGCACGGACAATTTTATGACTCATGAATGTGGTATTTCTACGATTCAGTTGATTCATACTTTGGGTTTGGTCTTCTCAATGAAACAGCCATGGTACTGAAAGCAAAGGATTGGAAAAATGTGCCTCTACTTCAAAATATGACATTTAGTGCCGCTATTATGTAAGAAAGCATGGATTATTTATTACCTTTTCACTTACTTCTACGTttgaatttaagaaaatacatacAAATGAAGAATAATAACCATTTTATTGATCACAATTGGCACCTCAACACAAAATATAAGATAATTACTggtaataaattgtatattatgtgaacataAAGAAATTTAAGCTTGTGTGTTATACTAAGAATTAAAGTGTAAGTTGATATCGTGTTTCTAACTTTTTTCAATAATTCAAATACTGAATAATTTTTACGCAAATTTCTGTCTAAAACGTTTTGTAAGGTGTATGGTTGGTGTATAAACGGTGACTTGATATTTATTCAAGAATTcctaaaaaaaagtaaaaatgctGCAAACGAACATTTTTATCTAATTCTGTTTATTTCAGACACAATTCCGCACATTCTGTCAAGTCAAAAGTATTAGTTCACACATGCAAACCATCATCAAATAATTGTGTTACAAATGTGGAACAAGTATCAGTAAACATGAAATTGTCCTCTGATGAAGCCAGTTTTAAGGCGACTGATATCATATTGGTATCCCCATCAGGGACAGAGAGCTACGTATTGAATCATTATACAGGTAACAACACGTTTGACTTTAAAAAGCAAATCCATGAAACATGGAGCTTCTCTTCAGTTCATTTTTGGGGTGAAAATGCAGCAGGTGAATGGACCATAAACGTACATCACACACGATGGACAGAATTATTCAGTGAGTATTTTCTTAAATCCTCTCACAATCTTATAGATCCATGATAagtattacaaatattatatgaaGGTTTATCATTTGCTTGAATGTGTTATCGTATGCAATAAATTGTGTGtactatataactatatataatgttattgagTTACCGTATAATTGcggtatatacatatattatttccTTATTAATTTCATGGCAGTGTTTATGTGTTTAGAATATAATTAtaagacatttaaaacattt from Dreissena polymorpha isolate Duluth1 chromosome 1, UMN_Dpol_1.0, whole genome shotgun sequence carries:
- the LOC127876946 gene encoding neuroendocrine convertase 2-like codes for the protein MKFNHLMTIYVVLKCVYLNVMDNHLEKNVKRYALEIDSHSIEKLKTHAETFGFTFITQIASNVVLFELREDHDNQAKKRLDDFREAFPNEIISVSPYQLATVRHRITRATTPNKLSEALLLRKKRSSNLVCEPYYDSSIQEAWALGYTGKGVTVAVVDTGIEIHHPDLVKNMNIKLSFSFIDKNQSYITPQKTHNYKEFDDVTIHGTLCAGVIAAEKGNGVCSAGVAFNATLVALKVFGIEEKYLERGLWEGKQFNYDKVHLALQHKRNEIDIYSSSFNVEEPFIRNELLSRTVLQQGVEQGRHGKGSIYVFSAGNSGDEAWIHDRNLETFANSIYTLVFNSMGINGSRPIYIRKGACILAATVGDHKLLTGEPLRTTSNKNGCKAFSGSSAAAARAAGSIALMLDANSNLTWRDVAYIIVHTSSLDAVKHEQEQTNGAGLKFDSYFGFGLLNETAMVLKAKDWKNVPLLQNMTFSAAIIHNSAHSVKSKVLVHTCKPSSNNCVTNVEQVSVNMKLSSDEASFKATDIILVSPSGTESYVLNHYTGNNTFDFKKQIHETWSFSSVHFWGENAAGEWTINVHHTRWTELFNWNFVPHHAEITFFGYCEICNASLFEENAPSYLLQKISNVYETLPIHTWLQVAVTLVAVAIVTIIFYYYNLFSKITFVLNLFKLTIQKRQVTPVFIPQSQMNKEESDMRSDE